One segment of Paenibacillus rhizovicinus DNA contains the following:
- a CDS encoding nucleoside recognition domain-containing protein — MKRTLLLACLSVLLVASIITRPDEAFQASLQGLTVWWNIVFPGLLPFLTLLELMLAFGVVHALGTLLHPIMQKLFRLPGEAGIALALGWTGGFPCGAEAAAALRKRDALTVKQGNRLLALSHMPNPLFMLLVVGTGFLHRPELGAAITIVVWLAALLPVLVVARMTKLEAAPAEARSSASLFRKAARAMREARERDGRSFGKLLGDAVTVAVYKLMAIGGFMIFCAVLVKLLEPLMPGSIPAFVLPGLVESHIGAYAASAAAFTGGLPWKAAAIAAVLSWGGLSALLQAGAAISGTGLTLRSLAAARLLHSATAFVLMLTCWKPITVMMSGLSPAAATFAWRYEETGPGPSGVIRASDLHSLWPYAPLLLLVFICTMTLLVCVSAATAKLKLR; from the coding sequence ATGAAACGCACCCTCTTGCTTGCTTGTTTATCCGTTCTGCTCGTCGCATCGATCATTACGAGACCCGATGAAGCGTTCCAGGCTTCCTTGCAAGGATTGACCGTGTGGTGGAATATCGTCTTTCCCGGCCTGCTGCCGTTTCTTACGCTCCTGGAGCTGATGCTGGCCTTCGGCGTCGTGCACGCGCTCGGCACCCTTCTGCATCCGATCATGCAAAAGTTGTTTCGCCTCCCGGGCGAGGCCGGAATTGCGCTTGCGCTCGGCTGGACAGGCGGTTTCCCGTGCGGAGCCGAAGCAGCGGCCGCGCTGCGCAAGAGGGATGCGTTGACCGTCAAGCAAGGCAATCGGCTGCTCGCGCTGTCCCATATGCCGAATCCGCTCTTCATGCTGCTTGTCGTCGGCACGGGGTTCCTGCATCGTCCCGAGCTGGGCGCGGCCATCACGATCGTCGTCTGGCTGGCTGCCCTGCTCCCTGTTCTCGTCGTCGCCAGAATGACGAAACTCGAAGCCGCTCCGGCCGAAGCCCGCTCGTCTGCCAGCCTTTTTCGCAAAGCTGCCAGAGCAATGCGCGAAGCGAGGGAACGCGACGGGCGCTCATTCGGCAAGCTGCTCGGCGACGCCGTTACCGTGGCTGTCTATAAACTGATGGCGATCGGCGGATTCATGATTTTCTGCGCCGTGCTCGTGAAGCTGCTGGAACCGCTGATGCCCGGCTCCATCCCCGCCTTCGTGCTCCCCGGCCTCGTCGAAAGCCATATCGGCGCATATGCCGCATCCGCCGCTGCGTTCACGGGCGGCTTGCCATGGAAAGCTGCCGCCATTGCCGCCGTGCTCAGCTGGGGCGGCTTGAGCGCCCTGCTGCAAGCCGGAGCGGCCATATCGGGCACCGGCCTCACCTTGCGGTCGTTAGCCGCAGCTCGCCTCCTGCACAGCGCCACGGCTTTCGTGCTGATGCTTACGTGCTGGAAACCCATTACCGTCATGATGAGCGGCCTGTCTCCCGCCGCCGCGACCTTTGCCTGGCGGTACGAAGAAACGGGTCCCGGTCCGTCTGGCGTCATTCGTGCCAGCGACTTGCATTCTTTATGGCCCTATGCGCCGCTGCTTCTTCTCGTATTCATCTGCACGATGACGCTGCTCGTCTGCGTATCCGCAGCAACAGCGAAGCTGAAGCTCCGCTAG
- a CDS encoding YceD family protein, with protein sequence MEIHVRELSAKGIRTTFKSSLNTDWLKQVRKDVLNASPMEVNMTAWGEDGVAHVEGELAIDVELSCSRCLEPTKEHVVLPFHERFKLEAEVDGSEPEDTIPVEEDKLELEPMLEEMLMLELPFVPLCSEDCKGLCHTCGSNLNEQSCGCSNERIDPRLAALKDLFKDSKE encoded by the coding sequence ATGGAGATTCATGTACGCGAATTATCAGCCAAAGGAATAAGAACGACGTTCAAGTCCAGCTTGAACACCGATTGGCTGAAGCAAGTGCGCAAGGATGTCTTGAACGCGAGTCCGATGGAAGTGAACATGACGGCTTGGGGAGAAGACGGCGTTGCCCATGTGGAGGGCGAATTGGCGATCGACGTGGAACTGTCCTGCTCCCGCTGTCTGGAACCTACCAAGGAGCATGTCGTACTGCCGTTTCACGAACGCTTCAAGCTTGAAGCCGAAGTGGACGGATCGGAGCCGGAAGATACCATTCCGGTGGAAGAGGACAAGCTGGAGCTCGAGCCGATGCTGGAAGAAATGCTGATGCTTGAACTGCCATTCGTGCCGCTGTGCAGCGAAGACTGTAAAGGACTTTGCCACACATGCGGAAGCAACCTAAATGAGCAAAGTTGCGGCTGCTCGAACGAGCGGATCGATCCGAGGCTTGCCGCCTTGAAAGACTTGTTTAAAGACTCGAAGGAATAA
- a CDS encoding ABC transporter ATP-binding protein has product MNDPILSITDLHISFHVRGGEVQAVRGVSLDVKRGESVAIVGESGSGKSVTAQSILRLIPTPPGEYKQGSIEFMGQDLLAKSEKEMEAIRGHEIGMIFQDPMTSLNPTLTVGRQISEVLVKHQNMTKSQATDRAAELLTLVGIPNATDRVRQYPHQFSGGMRQRVMIAIALACNPSLLIADEPTTALDVTIQAQIMQLLKELQEKTGTSIILITHDLGIVAETCDRVVVMYAGKVVETGTKEEIFKNPQHPYTRGLLRSLPRLDHSKSEPLIPIHGTPPDMSAPPKGCAFCARCDEAMRICVDNDPVNYPISETQAARCWLHDPACKEGASA; this is encoded by the coding sequence ATGAACGATCCGATTTTAAGCATTACCGATTTGCATATCTCGTTTCACGTGCGCGGCGGAGAGGTTCAAGCGGTGCGCGGCGTCAGTCTGGACGTGAAACGCGGCGAGTCCGTGGCGATCGTCGGGGAGTCGGGCAGCGGTAAAAGCGTTACGGCGCAATCGATTCTTCGTTTGATTCCGACGCCTCCGGGCGAATACAAACAAGGCTCCATCGAATTCATGGGTCAGGATCTGCTGGCGAAGTCCGAGAAGGAGATGGAAGCCATCCGCGGTCATGAGATCGGGATGATTTTCCAAGATCCGATGACGTCGCTGAATCCGACGCTGACGGTCGGCCGCCAAATTTCCGAAGTGCTGGTTAAACATCAGAACATGACGAAATCGCAGGCTACGGATCGCGCGGCTGAATTGCTGACGCTGGTCGGCATTCCGAATGCTACGGATCGCGTGCGCCAATACCCGCATCAATTCTCCGGCGGTATGCGTCAACGGGTTATGATTGCGATTGCCCTGGCGTGCAATCCGTCGCTGCTGATCGCCGATGAACCTACGACGGCGCTCGACGTGACGATTCAGGCGCAAATCATGCAATTGTTGAAAGAACTGCAGGAGAAGACGGGCACGTCCATCATTCTCATTACGCATGATCTCGGCATCGTCGCGGAAACTTGCGACCGCGTCGTCGTCATGTACGCCGGTAAAGTGGTCGAGACCGGTACGAAGGAAGAAATCTTCAAAAACCCTCAGCATCCGTATACGCGGGGCTTGCTGCGTTCGCTGCCGCGTCTGGATCATAGCAAAAGCGAACCGCTTATCCCGATTCACGGTACGCCGCCGGACATGTCCGCTCCGCCGAAGGGCTGCGCATTCTGCGCGCGCTGCGACGAAGCGATGCGCATTTGCGTGGACAACGATCCGGTGAACTACCCGATCAGCGAGACGCAAGCCGCTAGATGCTGGCTCCACGACCCAGCCTGCAAGGAGGGTGCTAGCGCATGA
- the rpmF gene encoding 50S ribosomal protein L32 — protein sequence MAVPQRRTSKTRRDKRRTHFKLAVPGMVKCDQCGELKLAHRVCKVCGTYKTREIIKQ from the coding sequence ATGGCAGTACCACAACGTAGAACATCGAAAACGCGTCGTGACAAACGCCGCACGCATTTCAAACTGGCGGTGCCGGGCATGGTGAAGTGCGATCAATGCGGAGAATTGAAATTGGCTCACCGCGTTTGCAAAGTTTGCGGAACTTACAAAACTAGAGAGATCATCAAACAATAG
- a CDS encoding nucleotidyltransferase yields MRTVGIIVEYNPFHNGHLYHLQQSLKITKSDAVVAVMSGHFLQRGEPALLNKWTRAEMALRGGCDVVIELPVAYSTQAAEWFAYGAAALLDATGVVDALCFGSEAGDIAPLRRVARLLAHEPEAFAGLMADELRTGASYPAAYSGAVRRFMAAAGDEEAAAFPFEQPNNTLGLHYLLALERLGSAIEPFSLRREKAGYAQTDITDAQIASATAIRKLVAESQSPDCAAPFVPSSTMELLLRDHEIGRGRNGWQQYAPQLFHKLVSEPAAALERYHEISEGLEHRIKRTLTELDALAFEPLLERLKTKRYTRTKLQRALLAVLLGHDRELLSPERLRTGVQYIRVLGYSPRGRELLKRMRTTAKLPVLQSAAGNDFPYLALDVQATSVYALGWPNATPRDLFRDYYERPVSI; encoded by the coding sequence ATGCGTACAGTTGGGATTATTGTCGAGTATAACCCGTTCCATAACGGACATCTTTATCATTTGCAGCAATCGCTAAAAATAACGAAAAGCGACGCCGTCGTCGCGGTCATGAGCGGACATTTCCTGCAGCGCGGGGAGCCCGCGCTGCTGAACAAGTGGACGCGCGCCGAGATGGCGCTGCGCGGCGGCTGCGACGTCGTCATCGAGCTGCCCGTCGCCTATTCCACGCAGGCGGCGGAATGGTTCGCTTACGGCGCGGCGGCGCTGCTGGACGCGACCGGCGTCGTAGACGCGCTCTGCTTCGGCAGCGAGGCGGGCGACATTGCGCCGCTCCGCCGCGTCGCGCGGCTGCTCGCGCATGAGCCGGAAGCGTTCGCGGGGCTCATGGCGGATGAACTTCGGACGGGCGCCAGCTATCCCGCCGCATACAGCGGCGCCGTCCGGCGTTTCATGGCCGCGGCCGGCGACGAGGAAGCCGCGGCCTTCCCGTTCGAGCAGCCCAACAATACGCTCGGGCTGCATTACTTGCTGGCACTGGAGCGGCTGGGCAGCGCCATAGAACCGTTCTCGCTGCGCCGCGAGAAAGCCGGCTACGCGCAGACGGACATCACCGATGCGCAGATCGCCAGCGCAACGGCCATTCGCAAGCTTGTCGCGGAATCGCAATCTCCGGACTGCGCGGCACCCTTCGTCCCGTCGTCCACGATGGAGCTATTGCTCCGCGACCACGAGATCGGCCGCGGCCGCAACGGCTGGCAGCAGTATGCGCCGCAGCTCTTCCACAAGCTCGTCAGCGAACCGGCGGCCGCGCTCGAACGCTATCATGAAATTAGCGAAGGGCTTGAGCACCGCATCAAACGTACGCTGACCGAACTGGACGCACTGGCGTTCGAACCGCTGCTGGAACGCCTGAAGACGAAGCGTTATACGCGCACGAAGCTCCAGCGGGCGCTGCTCGCCGTTCTGCTCGGGCACGACAGAGAGCTTCTCTCGCCGGAGCGGCTGCGAACCGGCGTTCAATATATCCGCGTCCTAGGCTACAGCCCCCGCGGCAGAGAATTGCTGAAGAGGATGCGAACTACAGCGAAGCTGCCGGTACTGCAGAGCGCCGCCGGGAACGACTTCCCTTATCTGGCACTCGACGTCCAAGCGACGTCGGTATACGCACTCGGCTGGCCGAATGCAACACCGCGCGATCTATTCCGCGATTATTACGAGAGGCCCGTCAGCATCTAG
- the coaD gene encoding pantetheine-phosphate adenylyltransferase has product MAATTSTTGSPARRVAVYPGSFDPVTCGHLDIIRRAAKQYDHLIVAVLNNTSKKPLFSVDERKQLLADVTQDLPNVSIDSFRDLLVNFLKSKEAHVIVRGIRSVTDFEYELQMASTNHQLDGDIETIFMMTNPKYSYLSSSIVKEIAMFHGNVQDLVPPEVQSALIAKYSEA; this is encoded by the coding sequence ATGGCAGCAACGACATCGACAACAGGATCTCCGGCACGGCGCGTCGCGGTGTATCCCGGCAGTTTCGATCCTGTGACATGCGGACATTTGGATATTATCCGCCGCGCAGCCAAGCAGTATGATCATTTAATCGTGGCGGTCCTGAACAATACGAGCAAGAAACCGTTGTTCAGCGTGGACGAACGCAAGCAGCTGCTTGCCGATGTCACGCAGGATTTGCCAAATGTGTCCATTGATAGTTTCCGCGATTTGCTCGTCAATTTCTTGAAGTCCAAGGAAGCGCATGTCATCGTGCGCGGCATTCGCTCCGTAACGGATTTCGAATATGAACTGCAAATGGCTTCGACCAATCATCAATTGGACGGGGATATCGAAACCATCTTCATGATGACGAACCCGAAATATTCGTATTTGAGCTCCAGCATCGTCAAGGAAATCGCGATGTTCCACGGCAATGTGCAGGATTTGGTCCCGCCGGAAGTGCAGTCGGCGCTGATTGCGAAATATTCCGAAGCGTGA
- a CDS encoding beta-ketoacyl-ACP synthase III produces the protein MQLHPVGIIGTGKYVPERVLTNKDLEQMVETNDEWIVTRTGMRERRIAAPEQATSDLAYEASLVALKAAGLTAEDIDLIIVATITPDMFFPSTACLLQEKLGARKAAAFDLSAACSGFIYGLATASNMIATGMYKHVLVVGAECLSRITDYTDRNTCILFGDGAGAVVLGQVPEGRGFQSFELGADGSGGELLRVCGGGSRMPSSAESIEGKQHFIYMAGNEVYKFAVRIMGNAAEEALRKAGIDKKDIDLLVPHQANIRIIQSALNRLDLPQEKCMINLDKYGNVSAASIPIALAEAVEQNRVNEGDRIVLVGFGGGLTWGASVLVW, from the coding sequence ATGCAGCTACATCCCGTAGGTATTATCGGCACTGGCAAATATGTGCCTGAACGCGTTTTAACGAACAAAGATCTGGAACAAATGGTCGAAACGAACGACGAATGGATCGTCACGCGGACCGGCATGCGCGAGCGCCGCATTGCGGCTCCGGAGCAAGCGACGTCCGATTTGGCTTATGAAGCTTCCCTGGTAGCGTTGAAGGCAGCTGGATTGACGGCCGAGGATATCGACCTGATCATCGTAGCGACGATCACGCCCGATATGTTCTTCCCGTCGACGGCCTGCTTGCTGCAGGAGAAGCTCGGCGCGCGTAAAGCGGCGGCGTTCGACTTGTCGGCGGCCTGCTCCGGGTTCATCTACGGCCTGGCGACCGCATCCAATATGATCGCGACCGGCATGTATAAGCATGTGCTCGTGGTCGGGGCGGAATGCCTGTCCCGGATTACGGATTACACGGACCGCAACACCTGTATCCTCTTCGGCGACGGCGCAGGCGCGGTCGTGCTGGGCCAAGTGCCCGAAGGCCGCGGCTTCCAATCCTTCGAGCTCGGTGCCGACGGTTCCGGCGGCGAGCTGCTCCGCGTCTGCGGCGGCGGTTCGCGTATGCCTTCTTCGGCGGAAAGCATCGAAGGCAAGCAGCATTTTATTTATATGGCCGGCAACGAAGTCTATAAATTCGCGGTGCGCATCATGGGCAATGCTGCGGAAGAAGCGTTGCGAAAAGCGGGGATCGACAAAAAAGACATCGATTTGCTCGTTCCGCATCAAGCGAACATCCGGATCATCCAGTCGGCGTTGAACCGTTTGGATCTGCCGCAGGAGAAGTGCATGATCAACCTGGATAAATACGGCAACGTTTCGGCAGCATCGATTCCGATCGCGCTTGCCGAGGCAGTAGAACAAAACCGTGTCAACGAAGGCGACCGCATCGTGCTGGTCGGATTCGGCGGCGGATTGACCTGGGGCGCTTCCGTCCTGGTGTGGTAA
- the rsmD gene encoding 16S rRNA (guanine(966)-N(2))-methyltransferase RsmD: protein MRVIAGTAKGRSLKAVPGKNTRPTTDKVKEAIFSMIGPYFDGGSVLDLFAGTGGLGIEAMSRGADNAVFIDLEGASIEVIKQNLQAAGLSDRAEIYRTDAVRAVKALAKRDLKFALVFLDPPYRMKDMDDLMTELATRGLLEEDATVVVEHDAEHRYPESVAHYRQLKHSEYGDTAVTIYRYDAGEASIETVGVTEE, encoded by the coding sequence TTGAGAGTAATCGCAGGCACGGCCAAAGGCCGTTCTTTAAAAGCGGTGCCGGGCAAGAACACGCGCCCGACGACCGATAAAGTCAAAGAAGCGATATTCAGCATGATCGGTCCGTATTTCGACGGCGGCTCCGTGCTTGATTTGTTTGCCGGCACAGGCGGTCTCGGCATCGAGGCCATGAGCAGAGGCGCGGATAACGCCGTCTTTATCGATCTGGAAGGAGCGAGCATCGAGGTCATCAAGCAGAACCTGCAAGCTGCCGGCTTGTCGGATCGCGCGGAGATTTATCGGACGGATGCCGTCCGGGCGGTCAAGGCGCTGGCGAAACGGGATCTGAAATTCGCCCTGGTCTTTCTCGATCCGCCTTACCGGATGAAGGACATGGACGATCTGATGACGGAGCTGGCGACTCGCGGTTTGCTGGAGGAAGACGCGACGGTCGTCGTCGAGCATGACGCGGAGCATCGGTATCCGGAATCGGTTGCGCATTACCGGCAGCTCAAGCATTCGGAATACGGAGATACGGCGGTAACGATTTACCGCTACGATGCAGGCGAAGCGTCTATTGAAACGGTTGGAGTAACGGAGGAATAA
- a CDS encoding ABC transporter ATP-binding protein, translating into MISKNNDVLIEVDHLKKYFQVGGNQTLKAVNDLSFGIRQGETLGMVGESGCGKSTAGRTILRLYEPTAGAVNFQGQDIMKAKGAKLKALRREMQMVFQDPYASLNPRWTVENIIAEPLDIHGLAHGSKERKLQVERLLDRVGLRSEHASRYPHEFSGGQRQRIGIARALAVNPKFIVCDEPISALDVSIQAQVVNLLQDLQRDFGLTYLFIAHDLAMVKHISDRVAVMYLGKMVELAESEELYANPKHPYTKALMSAIPVPDLDVVSNKERIVLSGDLPSPVNPPSGCPFRTRCPFATEKCAAEVPAFREVEPNHWAACHYA; encoded by the coding sequence ATGATTAGCAAAAACAACGATGTGTTGATCGAAGTCGATCACTTGAAAAAATATTTCCAGGTCGGCGGCAATCAGACGCTGAAAGCCGTCAATGACCTGAGCTTCGGCATCCGCCAAGGCGAGACGCTCGGCATGGTCGGCGAGTCCGGCTGCGGTAAGTCGACGGCGGGCCGCACGATTCTTCGCCTTTATGAACCTACCGCGGGAGCCGTAAACTTCCAAGGCCAGGACATCATGAAAGCGAAAGGCGCGAAGCTGAAAGCACTGCGCCGCGAAATGCAGATGGTGTTCCAGGATCCGTACGCATCGCTTAATCCGCGTTGGACGGTCGAGAATATCATTGCCGAGCCGCTGGATATCCACGGGTTGGCCCATGGCAGCAAAGAACGGAAATTGCAAGTCGAGCGTTTGCTCGACCGCGTCGGCCTTCGTTCGGAACACGCATCGCGTTATCCGCACGAATTCTCCGGCGGTCAACGGCAGCGGATCGGGATTGCGCGCGCCTTGGCGGTAAATCCGAAATTCATCGTCTGCGATGAGCCGATTTCCGCATTGGACGTGTCGATCCAGGCGCAGGTCGTTAACTTGCTGCAAGATTTGCAGCGCGATTTCGGGTTGACCTACTTGTTCATCGCGCATGACCTGGCGATGGTCAAGCATATCTCCGACCGCGTAGCCGTTATGTATTTGGGTAAAATGGTGGAACTCGCCGAAAGCGAAGAACTCTATGCCAATCCGAAGCATCCGTACACGAAAGCTTTGATGTCGGCGATTCCGGTTCCGGATCTCGACGTCGTGTCGAACAAAGAACGCATCGTATTATCCGGCGATCTGCCAAGTCCGGTCAATCCGCCAAGCGGTTGCCCGTTCCGTACGCGCTGCCCGTTCGCAACCGAGAAATGCGCGGCGGAGGTGCCGGCATTCCGCGAAGTGGAACCGAACCATTGGGCAGCTTGCCATTATGCCTAA
- the plsX gene encoding phosphate acyltransferase PlsX, which translates to MRIAIDAMGGDHAPSQIVKGALEAALEMPEVTVILVGDTEQIKTHLGAKVPSNIEIVHADDVIGPDDEPVKAVRRKKGSSMVMAGQMVREGQAEAMLSAGNTGALMTTALLVVGRLEGIERPALGTMLPTMDDVGVLALDLGANMDAKPEHLLQYAIMGSMYRSRMNGQSKPRVGLLNVGTEAMKGNELTKAAFDLLETAPIHFIGNVEARDVLMRNCDVLICDGFAGNIMLKAMEGTAGTLFKTIRDIFTSSLLSKLAAAVVMPKLRILRKKMDYNEHGGAPLLGINGLVFKCHGSSDVKAVKNTVRQAKLAIENSLVSSIAAEISRK; encoded by the coding sequence GTGCGGATCGCAATTGATGCGATGGGGGGCGACCATGCTCCTTCCCAAATCGTAAAAGGCGCTTTGGAAGCGGCATTGGAAATGCCCGAGGTTACGGTCATTCTCGTAGGTGATACGGAGCAGATCAAGACGCATCTTGGTGCCAAGGTGCCGTCGAACATCGAAATCGTTCATGCGGACGACGTTATCGGTCCCGACGACGAGCCGGTCAAAGCGGTACGCCGGAAGAAAGGCTCATCCATGGTCATGGCTGGACAAATGGTGCGCGAAGGTCAAGCGGAAGCGATGCTGTCCGCGGGCAATACCGGCGCGCTCATGACGACGGCGCTGCTCGTTGTAGGCCGATTGGAAGGCATCGAGCGTCCGGCGCTCGGCACGATGCTGCCGACGATGGACGACGTAGGCGTGCTCGCGCTCGACTTGGGCGCGAACATGGACGCGAAACCGGAGCATTTGCTGCAGTATGCCATCATGGGGAGCATGTACAGATCCCGCATGAACGGGCAAAGCAAACCGCGCGTCGGCCTGCTCAACGTCGGTACGGAGGCCATGAAAGGCAACGAATTGACGAAAGCGGCGTTCGACCTGCTGGAAACGGCGCCGATTCATTTTATCGGCAACGTGGAAGCCAGGGACGTGCTTATGCGCAACTGCGACGTATTGATCTGCGACGGCTTCGCGGGCAATATTATGCTTAAAGCGATGGAAGGGACGGCGGGAACGCTGTTCAAGACGATTCGGGATATTTTCACCAGCTCGTTGCTGTCTAAATTGGCCGCGGCGGTCGTCATGCCAAAGCTTCGCATCCTGCGCAAGAAAATGGATTACAACGAACACGGCGGGGCTCCGCTGCTTGGTATTAACGGACTGGTCTTCAAATGCCACGGATCCTCGGACGTCAAAGCCGTCAAAAATACGGTCCGCCAAGCTAAATTGGCGATCGAAAACAGCTTGGTATCTTCTATTGCAGCGGAAATTAGCAGGAAGTGA
- the fabD gene encoding ACP S-malonyltransferase gives MGKTAFVFPGQGAQAVGMGQDIYEAFPASRAVIDAADEALGFKLSDIIFQGPEEQLKQTANTQPALLAVSIAFLEALKESGLKADYAAGHSLGEYSALVAAGTLSFQDAIRTVRARGEFMEQAVPSGQGAMAAVLGAEREALAALCVSASADAGAVELANVNCPGQIVVSGTAAGVQAVVERGKEAGAKRVIPLEVSGPFHSSLMKPAAERLEGVLASVSMQDASIPVIANVTARPVTESGEIRKLLAEQVYSPVLWEDSVRCLIEQGVDTFVEIGSGTVLAGLIKKIDKTVKVISVNSLEALKAVAL, from the coding sequence ATGGGTAAGACTGCATTCGTGTTCCCTGGCCAAGGCGCTCAAGCCGTCGGCATGGGACAAGATATTTATGAAGCTTTCCCGGCTTCGCGAGCCGTTATCGACGCGGCTGACGAGGCGCTGGGCTTTAAACTAAGCGACATTATTTTTCAAGGCCCGGAGGAGCAGCTGAAACAAACGGCGAATACGCAGCCTGCGCTGCTCGCCGTCAGTATCGCTTTTCTTGAAGCGTTAAAAGAAAGCGGCCTTAAAGCCGACTACGCGGCCGGCCATTCGCTTGGCGAATACAGCGCGCTTGTCGCGGCAGGCACGCTGTCGTTCCAAGACGCGATTCGCACGGTCCGCGCACGCGGTGAATTCATGGAGCAGGCCGTTCCAAGCGGCCAAGGCGCCATGGCAGCCGTGCTCGGCGCAGAACGCGAAGCGCTGGCGGCCCTATGCGTGTCCGCATCCGCGGACGCGGGAGCAGTCGAGCTGGCAAACGTCAACTGTCCGGGGCAGATCGTCGTGTCCGGTACCGCAGCAGGCGTACAAGCCGTTGTCGAGCGGGGCAAAGAAGCAGGCGCGAAACGGGTTATCCCGCTCGAAGTAAGCGGACCGTTCCATTCCTCGCTGATGAAACCAGCCGCGGAACGCCTTGAAGGCGTGCTCGCGTCCGTCTCCATGCAGGATGCGTCGATTCCGGTCATCGCCAATGTAACCGCTCGGCCGGTCACCGAAAGCGGCGAAATTCGCAAATTGCTCGCAGAACAGGTATACTCGCCTGTATTGTGGGAGGACAGCGTACGCTGCTTAATCGAACAAGGCGTCGACACGTTCGTCGAGATCGGATCGGGCACCGTGCTCGCGGGTCTGATTAAGAAGATCGACAAAACGGTTAAGGTTATTTCGGTCAACAGCTTGGAAGCTTTGAAGGCTGTTGCCTTGTAA
- the fapR gene encoding transcription factor FapR has translation MVRTIERLPKRERHQLLNSLIDDNPFITDQELTRQLKVSIQTVRLDRLELGIPELRERMKLMAERSYDPVRSLQLDEVIGDIVDLQLDHSGISIFEIKEEHVFSRTGIARGHHVFAQANSLAVAVINDEIALTATADIRFVRQVKLGEKCIAKAYVRSISGGRSKAKVEVFSYVSDEMVFQGSFVIFRSAGESVIEGGMDGADRN, from the coding sequence GTGGTGCGGACCATCGAACGACTTCCGAAACGAGAGCGTCATCAGCTGCTGAATTCGCTGATTGACGATAATCCCTTTATAACGGATCAAGAGCTGACGCGACAGTTGAAAGTCAGCATCCAAACGGTGCGGCTTGACCGGCTGGAGCTGGGTATTCCCGAACTGCGGGAACGCATGAAACTAATGGCGGAACGTTCGTACGACCCGGTCCGTTCATTGCAGCTGGATGAAGTAATCGGCGATATCGTGGATCTGCAGCTGGATCACAGCGGCATTTCCATTTTTGAAATTAAAGAAGAACATGTATTTTCCAGAACCGGCATCGCCCGCGGCCATCATGTGTTTGCGCAGGCGAATTCGCTCGCGGTAGCGGTGATAAACGATGAAATCGCATTGACGGCCACGGCGGATATCCGCTTTGTCCGGCAAGTGAAACTTGGCGAGAAATGCATAGCCAAAGCATATGTAAGGTCCATCTCCGGCGGACGCAGCAAAGCGAAAGTCGAAGTCTTTTCTTATGTAAGCGATGAAATGGTATTTCAGGGCAGCTTTGTTATTTTTCGTTCCGCAGGCGAGTCGGTCATCGAAGGAGGTATGGATGGTGCGGATCGCAATTGA